From the genome of Streptomyces sp. NBC_00659, one region includes:
- a CDS encoding class I SAM-dependent methyltransferase → MAVLNDDVDWDSWPVEDYLAENYRELHPSDTAVITHHCAFYREFAPGSVGRSVEIGAGPNLYPLILASAASRRIDAVEAGASNTAYLERQLNGTPEESWLPFHTLCRSLNPDIPETLEGALSPVRLVHGDLRSIEPGSYDLASMHFVAEGATEDFEEFKDFCRRFVRCVVPGGHLVAAFMENMPTYRIGAASRWPGCPVDTDVVTEVFTPLTDRLTVGRIPSDPTLPDYGDSGMILLTGAAASPPP, encoded by the coding sequence ATGGCGGTTCTCAATGACGACGTGGACTGGGACAGCTGGCCCGTCGAGGACTATCTGGCGGAGAACTACCGCGAGCTGCATCCCTCGGACACGGCGGTCATCACCCACCACTGCGCGTTCTACCGCGAGTTCGCACCGGGCAGCGTCGGCCGGTCCGTGGAGATCGGGGCCGGACCCAATCTCTATCCGCTGATCCTCGCGTCCGCCGCGAGCCGCCGCATCGACGCCGTGGAGGCGGGTGCCTCCAACACCGCTTATCTGGAGCGGCAGTTGAACGGGACACCGGAAGAAAGCTGGCTGCCGTTCCACACGTTGTGCCGCAGCCTCAACCCGGACATACCCGAGACCCTGGAAGGGGCGCTGTCCCCGGTGCGTCTGGTGCACGGCGACCTGAGGTCCATCGAACCGGGGAGCTACGACCTCGCCTCCATGCACTTCGTGGCCGAGGGAGCCACCGAGGACTTCGAGGAGTTCAAGGACTTCTGCCGCCGGTTCGTCCGGTGCGTGGTACCGGGCGGACATCTGGTCGCCGCCTTCATGGAGAACATGCCGACCTACCGGATCGGCGCCGCGTCCCGCTGGCCCGGCTGCCCGGTGGACACGGACGTCGTCACCGAGGTGTTCACCCCGCTCACCGACCGGCTCACGGTCGGCCGCATCCCCTCGGACCCGACCCTGCCGGACTACGGGGACTCCGGGATGATCCTGCTCACCGGGGCGGCGGCCTCACCCCCGCCCTGA
- a CDS encoding GNAT family N-acetyltransferase: protein MTSPGPDGLVVSQATLDDWKVVGGWAADEGWNPGLSDSASFFAQDPGGFFIGRVDGEPVSAVSVVNYSADYAFLGFYLVRPDLRGNGYGLATWETALAHAGGRTVGLDGVVAQQDNYRKSGFELAYRTARFTGVAPVGEEPSGVRAAGPADRTAITAYDSACCPADRPVFLESWLTAPGHRTFVRHDGAGRLSGYAVIRPARDSLRIGPLFADTADDARALFAALAADADGSALAVDVPRANTAAVALVEKLGLTPSFETARMYTGPVRAFARERVHGVTSLELG from the coding sequence ATGACCTCACCGGGACCCGACGGCCTCGTCGTCAGCCAGGCCACCCTCGACGACTGGAAGGTCGTCGGCGGCTGGGCGGCGGACGAGGGATGGAATCCCGGCCTGTCCGACAGCGCGAGCTTCTTCGCGCAGGATCCCGGGGGCTTCTTCATCGGGCGCGTCGACGGGGAGCCGGTCTCGGCCGTCTCGGTGGTCAACTACAGCGCCGACTACGCCTTCCTGGGCTTCTATCTCGTACGCCCCGACCTGCGGGGGAACGGATACGGCCTGGCCACCTGGGAGACGGCCCTCGCCCACGCGGGCGGCCGGACGGTCGGCCTCGACGGCGTGGTCGCGCAGCAGGACAACTACCGCAAGTCGGGTTTCGAACTCGCCTACCGGACCGCCCGGTTCACCGGTGTGGCCCCCGTGGGGGAGGAGCCGTCGGGGGTGCGGGCGGCCGGTCCGGCGGATCGCACGGCGATCACGGCGTACGACAGCGCCTGCTGTCCGGCTGACCGGCCGGTGTTCCTGGAGTCGTGGCTGACCGCCCCCGGGCACCGCACCTTCGTCCGGCACGACGGCGCCGGCAGGCTGAGCGGGTACGCCGTGATCCGTCCGGCGCGTGACTCCCTGCGGATCGGCCCCCTGTTCGCCGACACCGCCGACGACGCCCGCGCCCTGTTCGCCGCGCTCGCCGCCGACGCGGACGGCAGCGCGCTCGCCGTCGACGTGCCGCGGGCGAACACGGCGGCCGTCGCCCTCGTGGAGAAGCTCGGCCTGACCCCCTCCTTCGAGACGGCCCGTATGTACACCGGGCCGGTCAGGGCGTTCGCGCGGGAACGCGTCCACGGGGTGACCTCACTGGAACTCGGTTAG